In a genomic window of Thermococcus sp. EP1:
- a CDS encoding Lin0512 family protein, whose product MGEWKRYVIEMGMGIDQHGQDPTKAAIKAVKDAISRVCAVGLVELFDFNPKNIRIESIIGVPYPERVAIEKVKAAIPLECKKDVNIIEGGLKGPGIALKEFGDKTDEILIAVAFITIYIRRGT is encoded by the coding sequence TTGGGTGAATGGAAAAGATATGTTATTGAAATGGGAATGGGGATAGATCAACATGGACAAGACCCCACAAAAGCTGCGATAAAAGCAGTAAAGGATGCAATAAGCAGGGTCTGTGCTGTTGGACTTGTGGAACTTTTCGATTTCAATCCCAAGAACATAAGAATAGAAAGCATCATCGGTGTTCCTTACCCTGAACGTGTGGCGATAGAGAAAGTGAAAGCTGCAATCCCCTTAGAATGCAAGAAGGATGTGAATATTATCGAAGGAGGTCTAAAAGGACCCGGTATAGCTTTAAAAGAATTTGGAGACAAAACAGATGAAATCCTAATCGCGGTAGCATTTATAACGATTTACATAAGGAGAGGAACCTGA